TCTACCTTTGTTAGATTCCCTACAGGCACGGATATTTTCTGCTTAAACTACCTGTTCCCCCTTGGGTGGAAGAGCTATTTTAAGTAGACCTCAGATTATCTCTCGGGTCTCTTCTGTAGCTCAGGCTTACAAGGCCCACAAGTGAGTGCTCCTGAGTTGCGCTTGTAGAGCAGGCTTAGTTCTGCATCTGCTCATTGCACAGTGCTGCTGAATGCATTCCCCATAAGCGTCAAAACTGATGTAAAAGGAGTCCCTTTTAGTTAGGGAACGTTCCGGTTACTAACCTCGGTTCCTTGAGATAAGGGAATGAGTGTTACATGACATGCTGTGCTATAAGCTGCACCAGAATCAATGGCTGTCACTTAAGTCGAATGGTTCTGATGAGATGGTGCTCCAGGCCAACTTACATAGCAGTTGGCTCTGCCCCTTCTGGCAGGCTTGTACAGCTACACAAACATTAACAAATCAGGCTTCAGTATCAAAGTAAACAGGAGTTTTACCATAAGTGTCAAAGCTGACACAATGCTCGTTCCCTTATCTCAGAGAATCAAGGATATATTAATAACTGAAGTGTTTCTTGTATTCTCCTGGACTGAAGCACAGGCTCTGCTCTTCAGCACGATGGTAACCCACAAAACTCAGACAACAGAAACCCTTTAAATACCAAAAGATCATTAAATACTAACAtatctctcaagatctcagaaacaagtttactttatttatttcatactaaacttcttattgagaattaacagaaGTTTCTTTTCAGATATTTAGAAgttaacatattattaaaataataaagtttgcACTCACTGTTGTGGAAATAAACATTTGCTTATAGTTGATTTTTGACCCCAGATCAACTCTGAATGTCACAAAACATACTTCTAACTTCACTGAAAAGCTTTTTGGTGATTGTCACCATTATTGAGATTCATGTGCGGATTCATGATGTTTGTGTGAGTCAAAAAGCCACAGCTCAACCAATTTCTATATAAGGGTAAATCCAGCATTATTGATGTAACACATAAATGCTTAGAGAATGTATGTTACCAATACACCCAaccatttgtttatattttaataaatccttgttgatagagtctaaacatcagaaaaatatcagtctatgcaCAAGTTTTCGATGTTAAAGGAAAATAATCATGCGTcatggatgtgacaaaaaatgACACAGTTTTTGAGAAACTACatactttgtaggatttctgtaaattaaaatgcacagaCCAGACGcaataatacccaacaaatagagaagTGATGGCGcttcacagaacatataattgttactttattttcattttgatgtctatttatgaggaatatgtGCTGTTATGGATGCGACAAGCCTGAAAATAACACTTACCAGACTATggaaaatcatgcactaaaaataaatataaatgatttaaaaactttaagagaGAGCTCACATGGGTATTTGAACCATcaaatgttgacatctgtgctatcagtatagtaaaaacctCTGGTAAAAACTTATGAATATATGACTGTCACAACAGCACAAGACTGCTGTAAATACTAAACGACGCTGATATGTTGTAATGTTAATGCTAATGTTAAAGCAGACATACTTAGAAGTAAGACTCCTGTTGAGATCAGCCATCATTGATAAATACCCAACATCATCTGATCAGACTTCCGCTGctatttttactataataaatgtACTTAAACACATAGTTACAGCAAccaaagaaaaactgatggTAAAAAGTCAAGgttcaagagcccaactaaagcaaacacttatTTCCACAACggtgactttattttcaataaaacatcaacatctaacCCTCTGTTAATTCTTAAGAagttttgtacaaaataaagtcagactgcATTGTAATGAGTGAAGATGTTGAGATCTTAAGAGATCTGTTAGTGATTACTGTTCTGTTGCTGTCATTCATGagatgtttaatttagtttttaaagtgAAGGTGTTTGATCATAATAATTcaggaaataaaataacagtgtcttcagcttaatttaaatacagaaactGTACTTTAAATTTATGGTTTTTGTTTGCCAGCTGTTGCTGCCAGtcatttaaccatttttttatcTAACagttttgttattgtattaattacagattgtttttgtaattttatatacatttgtatgtaatttaagaaaacagaaaaagttttttttctgtgtaaataaTGTGAATTACTGTAATATGTCATTAATGTCATAATGCTTAAATTATTAGCCGGGTAGTTAACTTAGAGATAATTTTACAGAGTTCtgactacaatttaaaataaaagaaacaaatctgaaaaaaaaaaaaaaaaaaaaaaaatctgttatttttatacACAGTTATACACagttattttctgtaaaattttcTGTGAATCTGTATCAGTTATGGATTTAGGTGAGCACTGTTGTGCCTACACTCTGTGAATCGTTATTGTTGTTCTACTTTCTCGTTGGTTTGTTGGCCTGTGGTTGTGGGCAAGGGCGTAGATTTGCTCTGGACATTGGTGGGGTGATTTTACATGCAATGAAAGCAGTCCTTGAATTGCTCAACCAGGTGGAAAAATGTGCTGTTGGTGTCAGATCTGTGTAACTGAACATTTTCGTGCTTTCTCAAACAATGCAAGTTAGACATAGACAAAGTAGGCCTGTTTTGAAAGTACACATTATTTGGCAACATGCTTGAGCAAACTGATCAAATTCAGGTTTTATAAATGAGAAAATAGTGATATTTGtataattcttttttaattttgtcttgaTTTTGAGCAGGAACAGGAAAGCCATGGACTCTACAATTTCAAAATCTACTCAAAGCCTTACCACTGCTGAGGACATGAGGAACCAAACTAAACTTATGATGCAGCCCTATGCCAACTGGGAAGAGTATTTGACTCCTGCGCCGTTATCTATAGCCATCCTTGGAGAGCTGGTTTTCATCTCGTCCTCAACAGATTTCTCTATCAATAAAAATTCTCCTAAAGATGGCTATAAATTCATCAAATACTCTGATTCCTTTCGTGCTTGCCTCATGCAAGTGTGTAACTCTGGTTGGAGGGCATTTAATGAGGCCCATACGAGCATGGATCAGATTCGCCTCCATACTGCCCAAGTTCCAGATTACATGAAAACTGCAGTGAAGATTCTGTTCCAAGGTGATGATGAAGTTGTCAAAGCACATCTTCCTGATCAGCTGGAAAATATCAGAGTCATTGCAGATGAATGTTTGAGATTGTCTGATGCAACTGAAAAACGTTTTACTGATGTCATCTATATCATCCAAGAGCTGCTAGAAGCATGTGTGAATGCAAAGCACTTCTATGGGGAAGAGATGGAAGCAATCAAGAAGAAGTTGGAAGAGAGCAAACTGAGGGAGCAGTCAGCTCTAGAGATCAAGAAAAAGACTGAGAAGGCAGTGAGTGCCCTGGAGAAAGAACTGGATCAGGCTCATAAGAACTACAAGCAAGCAACAGATTCTCTCCCTACAGGTTGGAACATGATTGCAATGGATGTTGTTGGTGGAGTATTGCAGGGTGTAACAGGCCTCATTACTGGACTGACATCTATGGTAGCTAATCCAGTGATAAAGGCATGCGCAGCATCAGAAAAGATTGCTGATACCTGGAGCCACATTAGAGGTCGGGAAAACGTAAATGTGGTTGATGAAATAAACTTATATAGTAAGTCTGCTGAAATTCTTAGCTGTGCACAGATTATTATGGAAAAAATGGAAGTGAGTGAATTGGATAATGACATTAACTGGACAAATCTTTATGACCAGAAGGAGAAGTATACAAAAACtgattttgtaaaacaacagtTCGAAAGAATTAAAGATGATCTTAAAGAAATTCCAGAGTGCCGACCAAATACACAGGCTCAGTCATTATGTGAAAAGGGCATTGAGATATGCAAACAACTGGAAGAATATGCACCTAAAGGGAAATGTGACCGAGTCAAAAGCAATGAGATAATAGATAAGGTTTTGAATTTGATCAAATCATCCCAAATTTTTGATAGCAAAAGTAAAGACATCACAAAATCTCCAGCAATTTCTTCAAATCCACCAATGCtgaataaacaacaaaacatgtcaGAGAAAATGAACCCTGCACAGAGAGCAACCGAAAATGCACGATTCGCCATAGAGCAGTCCCGAGCTCAGTTGAACCAAACAAGAGAGAACTATGACAAGTGTGTGGAGAACTTTCAGAAGAACCAGAAGGAACTAACTGAAATCCTGGTCACCATGAGAAATTGTGAACTGAAAGAGATTGACTTTAAAACTACCATAGAGATGTTGGTCAAAGGAATGGATGCCATGGGCAGAGTGAAGGAGCAGTGGGAGAAGATGGTTCACTTCTTTCAGATGGTTTCCAACATTGTAAAAACCAGCCTGAGCAAAACTCTCAAAAACTTTGTCTCAACATCAGAGAAAACACAAGCTCTCTCCTACAATGCAAAGCTCTTCTCAAAAGATCTTCTCTACACTCAAGCCTTCCAAGCCTGTAACATTGCTAGTCTGGTTCATATGATCTCTGGAACATACACAGATGTTTCCAACAAGTACCTGATGGATCGTGTCAGTTCACTGGGCAGACTGATGGTCATGGATACAAGTAAACCAGAATTTGATCATGAGCGACTAAAGCTCCAGAATGGCTGTGACGAGGCACAAAGTGGCATCTTAATGCTTGTCCTGAAGAACAAAAAGGAGTTTGACAGGAAAAGCACCGCAAGACAAGATAAGATTGACCAAGAGTTGCTCGCCATTCTGCCCGCTGCTCCTCCAGAACAAATCAAGAGAATTCAAGAGGTTGTTCAAACTGGATTCAGTGAGGAAGAAGCATCAGCATACTACTGAGGGAATCCACCAAATATATACTTTACAAACTTGCTGTGAACAAGATAATACTACCATAGTTAGATTAAAGCTTTGCTGTCCAGTAACATGTAACAGTTGAGTTCAGTTTAGATTATAATATTATAGGTATCCAAATATATGTCTGTATAACAGTACAacttttattattcttttaatcAACAAACAAAGCAGGTCCATTGAAACAAACAACTGGAAACAAACAATCTCCCATATGAATAAAGGCAGTGTTTGATGATTCAGAAATCCTTAATGTCCATTCTGTCTTAgcaattcaagaaaaaaagccaaataaaataaaaaacaggactgagaaagaaaacaccaatttgcaatgtcaagcagcaaaatgagctggatgcagatgagaccggaagccagacccataaaatttacaaatggctgcacctgATCTtacaggggaaaaaaaggtggataggtCCTAAAAGTTAAAGgaaacagttttctgttttcatcatACTATAATATTGTAATGATACCATAATATCAGCTTGCAAATGTTTCAGATATAATGTACAATGCatgcttatttttttctgacaggaaatatttgtttttgataaatctgttttattctttaaatctttaaaatttaaatctttgatttattaaaaagtgaaatacaACTTATTAGTCGGaagaaaaaattgtttattgtttgctGTTGCTATGTTATATCTAAAGTATATCTCTGTACTGTgactgttattattatgtaaaatgagTGTTTGGAATTAATAAACATACATGTTATTCCTAAATCCCTAATAGATATTTTcattctttcaaaaaacaagATTGCAACAAGTATTgagaacattatttttaatcaccAAGACACAACTGTATGATCTTTCAGTAGCAAacaatgcaagaaaaaagtttcaAATCACCCCTGTTGATGAATGAAAGATGTTACAGTAATAGAGGCTACAGCTGCCACATTAGCAAATAAACTTACATTTAGCGTTCTGACACAAATGACATAAGCatgagttgttgtttttttttttaaagaacaggaGTTTGTGCCAACACAGTAAATATGCTCACTGCACCATATGACTGAATCCATAATATAAGTTACCTTTTCAAATGAAGGGTTACTAATAGTAACTTGGCTGTCTTTACCATAGTGAGTCCTTGTGGCATACTGtaatgtaaaatttttaaaatatttatatgatacAACAGTTACCTGCCATCTGTCTCCCTTCTTCTGATGCATCTCTGATTAAACTGACTAATGGGTGCAGTCATTGATTGTTTATTTACAGGCAGAAATTCCTTTACGCTACTGTTCGGAGCAGGATGTGATGACACACAGACTGTGATAAAGGTCTGTTCCACCACTGATATTGACAGATGTAGCTGTAAGAATTTTACCTTTCTTGAAGCATGCGCTCATCTgtccaaaaaatatttacaaggaaatgtaaatattaattactaacaatgtaaagcaaaaaaaaaaatttgttctgAATAAGGTTTACACAGACgcacacaaatgtatggttggTATGTGCTCATCTgtccaaaaaatatttacaaggaaatgtaaatattaattactaacaatgtaaagcaaaaaaataaatttgttctGAATAAGGTTTACACAGACgcacacaaatgtatggtttgACTGGTGAGCAATGCTAAAATCAACTGATTACAAATGAGTTcatatgaccctggaccgcaaaaccagtcttaagtagtacaggcatatttgtagcaatatccagTATACAttgtatgccaaaaatcattaggaaattaagtaaagatcatgtgccatgaagatattttgtaaatttcctaccataaatatattaaaacttaatttttgattaataatatgcattgctaagaccttcatttggacaactttaaaggcaatattttatttatttattttcaatatatatatattttcaaatagttgcatctcaaaATTTTTAGCCACAttttgtcctattctaacaaaccatacatcagtgaaaaGTTATTTCAGCTTtgagatgatatataaatctcagttttaaaaaaaatgaccccaatgactggttttgtgtatTGAAGTCATGaggttatatatatttagtaaacattttaacataattatgtTACTTTGAATATGATCATCCACAATGATACTACAATAAGAGTCTATTCCTGTTTAAATTCACAAGGTTTagtctaaaaaatataaaaaggcgtataaatattattagattttaGGGCTCAccaatattaatataaacaagttgattaattatattttaatattatagtaaaaataaaaataaagcaattagCTAGCAACCAGGACTTGTACATACACCAGTATACTGAAGCAGCTGACAGTTTGCTCAACAAGTGCACACTGGGTTCATTTTAACATGGTTTTCCTGTCTCATGTCATCTCAACCCTGCCCAGCACAGAATATGGGAGACCGTTTGTGCAGTTGTGTCAGCTATATGAAACTAATGTGTGGTTTTGTGGGAACAAGACTTGACTTTTCatcttgcatttttaaaaagtgatttacGACATAAAGCCACAGACTTTTTTATAGCAGGTAagatgattatttaaaataacacactaGACTGAACATATTTTACTGCTTTTCAAGTACATGCTAAATTATAGGGGGTTAATGAGTTTGATGTACTGCACTTTGCTGTACTAAAGTCAGATGTTACATTAAGAGGACAATTAGATGTTTCTATGAGAATGAGCAGTAACTTATTAACTTAtaattaaaaagcttaaaatgtTCTACCAAGCctggaaatatttaaagtgctcctattatgccttttaaagaatgatctttcatgcagtgtgtcatgtagctgtatgtgaacataaaatcTGCAAAGGTGTGAAGCtgacagtgcacgatacataaagttattgtctatcaaaaaaaaaaaaaaagagtcggttcaaattcaaatctttttctttaCGGCCATACGTCACAAAGTaagacatttgcataatgtctgCCCAAGTTCTACGTTGCGAACAACTTGCCcacccacaaacacagtaaaatttccatgtggtttacatcATGTCGAGAAGATGCTGTATCCTAAGTACAATGCGGGATTCACCAAAGTCTTGCTCTTAAAAGATGGGTCAGTGACCAGTTTATTTGGACGGCGGTATGGCCACGGTCGGTGGATGATCGGCGGGAAACTTCAAAATGGCGGAAGGGAGAGCAGCGTGGGGAGATACCTCGGATGGTGATAATGATTAAGATATGGAGTATCTGGAAGTAAGATacaataaaagggaaaaaacaatCAGCTTGGGTGATGGATCTGATTGTGAGCAAACAATCAATAAAACAAGACATATGAGAAATGAAGTTAAAGAGGTGGTAGAAAGAGAAATCAAAGTGATAATTACTTTTGCTAAGCAGTCAGAACAGTAAGTACATCCTGTTAAATTATCGAAAATAATCGAGAAGGAGATAGGAGTAGTGAAAGCTGTATCTTGTCTTAGCAATGGAAGAATAATGATTAAATGCAAGGATCAAAAGCAGAaggaaaaaattatgaaaatgaaaacactaGCAGGAGTACAGGTAGTATGCACAGAAATAGGCAATAAAGTTTGAGGTGTTATTTCAGTCATTTCCTCTTAAGAGTATGGATGATGGAAAGGTAGTCAAAGTGGAGGAACAGTCATTTGAGCATGATGAGGGAATTTGAAGGGAATAATCTGCCTGTA
The sequence above is drawn from the Labeo rohita strain BAU-BD-2019 chromosome 16, IGBB_LRoh.1.0, whole genome shotgun sequence genome and encodes:
- the LOC127178439 gene encoding uncharacterized protein LOC127178439 is translated as MDSTISKSTQSLTTAEDMRNQTKLMMQPYANWEEYLTPAPLSIAILGELVFISSSTDFSINKNSPKDGYKFIKYSDSFRACLMQVCNSGWRAFNEAHTSMDQIRLHTAQVPDYMKTAVKILFQGDDEVVKAHLPDQLENIRVIADECLRLSDATEKRFTDVIYIIQELLEACVNAKHFYGEEMEAIKKKLEESKLREQSALEIKKKTEKAVSALEKELDQAHKNYKQATDSLPTGWNMIAMDVVGGVLQGVTGLITGLTSMVANPVIKACAASEKIADTWSHIRGRENVNVVDEINLYSKSAEILSCAQIIMEKMEVSELDNDINWTNLYDQKEKYTKTDFVKQQFERIKDDLKEIPECRPNTQAQSLCEKGIEICKQLEEYAPKGKCDRVKSNEIIDKVLNLIKSSQIFDSKSKDITKSPAISSNPPMLNKQQNMSEKMNPAQRATENARFAIEQSRAQLNQTRENYDKCVENFQKNQKELTEILVTMRNCELKEIDFKTTIEMLVKGMDAMGRVKEQWEKMVHFFQMVSNIVKTSLSKTLKNFVSTSEKTQALSYNAKLFSKDLLYTQAFQACNIASLVHMISGTYTDVSNKYLMDRVSSLGRLMVMDTSKPEFDHERLKLQNGCDEAQSGILMLVLKNKKEFDRKSTARQDKIDQELLAILPAAPPEQIKRIQEVVQTGFSEEEASAYY